One genomic segment of Pongo pygmaeus isolate AG05252 chromosome 19, NHGRI_mPonPyg2-v2.0_pri, whole genome shotgun sequence includes these proteins:
- the LOC129017643 gene encoding keratin-associated protein 3-2-like, whose amino-acid sequence MDCCASHSCSVPTGPATTICSFDKSCRCGVCLPSTCPHTVWLLEPTCCDNCPPPCHIPQPCVPTCFLLNSCQPTPGLETLNLTTFTQPCCEPCLPKGC is encoded by the coding sequence ATGGATTGCTGTGCCTCTCACAGCTGCAGTGTCCCCACCGGGCCTGCCACCACCATCTGCTCCTTTGACAAATCCTGCCGCTGTGGAGTCTGCCTGCCCAGCACCTGCCCACACACAGTTTGGTTACTGGAGCCCACCTGCTGTGACAACTGTCCCCCACCCTGCCACATTCCTCAGCCCTGCGTGCCCACCTGCTTCCTGCTCAACTCCTGCCAGCCAACTCCAGGTCTGGAGACCCTCAACCTCACCACCTTCACTCAGCCCTGCTGTGAGCCCTGCCTCCCAAAAGGCTGCTAA
- the LOC129017655 gene encoding keratin-associated protein 3-2, whose product MDCCASHSCSVPTGPATTICSFDKSCRCGVCLPSTCPHTVWLLEPTCCDNCPPPCHIPQPCVPTCFLLNSCQPTPGLETLNLTTFTQPCCEPCLPRGCW is encoded by the coding sequence ATGGATTGCTGTGCCTCTCACAGCTGCAGTGTCCCCACCGGGCCTGCCACCACCATCTGCTCCTTCGACAAATCCTGCCGCTGTGGAGTCTGCCTGCCCAGCACCTGCCCACACACAGTTTGGTTACTGGAGCCCACCTGCTGTGACAACTGTCCCCCACCCTGCCACATTCCTCAGCCCTGTGTGCCCACCTGCTTCCTGCTCAACTCCTGCCAGCCAACTCCAGGTCTGGAGACCCTCAACCTCACCACTTTCACTCAGCCCTGCTGTGAGCCCTGCCTCCCAAGAGGCTGCTGGTAG